In Coregonus clupeaformis isolate EN_2021a chromosome 5, ASM2061545v1, whole genome shotgun sequence, the sequence GATCATCAAGTCTGACTGAAGCCTGACTTTATTCATTAGCTGTTGTGTGTTGCGCAACACTCAGTGTCTtcctgtttttctctctccccccgtaGAGTCGAGTTCGGCTGTCCTTAAAGAGGCGTCCGCCCACACGGCAGCACCGGCAGTCACGTGTTGAGGAGGGCGTAGTCTCTGAGGGAGGGTGTGTGTCCCAAGGTGACCCAGACGGCCTCCAGGTGAACGGGGCCGAGGACCAGGTGGACCAAGTGTTTGAGCAGCCAGGTGAGGGTGAGGGTGGGGATGGGGGGGAGGAGACCCGGGGAAGCCCCCCGTCTCACCCAGACACTctgacagagactggagacaggGACAGTGAACAGGCCAAAGGGGACCAAGtgctggaggaggagacaggagaggcggCCCCAGCCACCCAGGATGTGGAGGAGGAAGCTGGGGAGCAGGCCCTAGGTGAGCCCCAGGCTTCAGATTCTCtggaggccatagaggaggaGGGGTCTTGTCACCTATTGTTCCAAAAGAGCTACAACAAccagacagaggaacaggagGATCCACCACAGCCTCGGGAGGGGGATGAAAACCTCTGAACAATGTTTACAAATCACTGTAGATAGAAATCATACAATCAGTCaatggctgagtcccaaatggaacctcctattgcctttatagtgcactatttttgaccagagccctggtcaaaagtagtgcactataaaaggaataagggtgtcatttgggacgcatcctcatTAATTATGAAACTTGCATAATCTGCATAATCTTGGTACACAGAACTAAATCTTGCGTACATGCCTGTCGTATTTAAATGTGTCTGTTGCAATGGATAGACAGTCCTCTGCATAGCTTTGTGTTCAATCAGATACCGTTGGAGGTGATCATTTCTTGTTTCTGCAGCAGTTTAAATAATAGTTCTCTCTATAGTATTTGGCCCAGCTGTCTCACCTCTCCTGGTCTCCTCTCCTGGTCACCTCTCACTTCTCCTGGTCACCTCTCACCGCTCCTGGTCACCTCACCTCTCCTGGTCACCTCTCACGGTCACCTCTCACCTCTTCTGGTCACCTATCCTGGTCACCTATCACCTCTCCTGGTCACAGCTATCCTCTCACggtgacctctcacctctccagGTCACCTCTCCTGTTAACCTCTCCtggtcaactctctctctcctggtcaactctctctctcctggtcacctctcacctctcctggTCACCGCTAACCTCTAACGGTCACCTCTCACTTCTCCTGGTCACCTCTCACTTCTCCTGGTCACCTCTCACTTCTCCTggtcacctctcacctctcctggTCACCTCTCACCTCTGCTGGTCACCTCTCCTtgtcacctctcacctctcctggtcacctctcacctctcctggtcacctctcacctctcctggTCACCTCTCCTGGTCACCTCTCACCTCTGCTGGTCACCTCTCCTggtcacctctcacctctcctggtcacctctcacctctcctggtcacctctcacctctcctggTCACCTCTCCTGGTCACCGGTCACCTCTCCTggtcacctctcacctctcctggTCACCTCTCCTGGTCACCTCTCTCACTGGAGGACAGGCAGCTTGTCAAGCTCTAAGACACTGGAGCAGAGTGTGAATTGTTGATAATATTGATAATTTGACTGAGACTCTCGCCGACAGCGAGACACATCAATATCAacatatatagcctccctactgtcactttattttacttctgctcttttttttctcaacacttttttttgttgttgttttatttttactttttttgttaaaaataaatgcactgttggttaagggctgtaagtaagcatttcactgtaatgtctgcacctgttgtattcggcgcatgtgaccaataaaatttgatttgatttgaaagcatcagagtgagcgaaacagcgccccctctgtctcAGGATGTGTAGCCcgtctatctgatgctgtctgagCAAAAAGAGTAAACATTATTTCGTGttgtttcctttttttttttattgttcaaATTTTTGGGGGGGAAGCATGGCTTCCTTTGGCATCCATGAAAACACTCCACTGTAGTAgccaaatgtcattacactttaTGGTGTTTGTAACAGATGTGTGCAGCCGCAGGTAGACAACTTTTTTAAGTGATTTTGTTCGACAATCAGATAGTTGTGTTCATGACATATTAAAATgtcatacatttttaaaaatgattTATTTGATAATTCAGACCAGCCGCAAGGCAATACTCAACACacttaaagaaagaaagaaagaaagaaagaaaggaaaatggCCTCTGGTTTTAGCTAGTCTTGATGTCTGGACTGTTGAATGGAAtgttaaaaaattataataatctaAACAGATCTGGAAAGAGTAAAGAATCCTGTGAAACAACGCACTCCCCTGGTCATAACATCACCACAATGATAGAGTCCAGAGGGGCAGAGGATAGTGGAGGTGCCGAATActatgtgtgcatcccaaatggcaccctatccctattgtgcattacttttgaccagggcccatagggtgcactatatagggaaatagggtgccatttggtaaaCACTCTATAAATACAATGGGATAAGGAAGGGAAATGAGAATAGTTTCCAAATGTGAAAAAACTTGCAAGTTCTGCCATCCTCCCCAAACACCCTCAGTTACGAATTTATATTTGTAACTTTTGCCCCTTTTTGTAATTTCTCAAGGTGTTTTGGGTTTACTTTGCTGATTCTGTTTTTCCAATCGTTGTGTACATTAAAGTTTAGACTTTTTTGCTTTTCTCACTGTAAATTACAATGCTACTGTATTTGACACAGGAGAGTGACAGATATATGGCTTGTATTGTATAGCCTGAATCTATGGCTCTGGTCCGCAGCATGTAAAGAAAAAATAAAAGTAGAATGAAGAGCTTGATGATTATTATTGTAATTCCAGAGTTGGTGGTGATGAATAAATACGTTTAGAGTTGGAAGAGTGATGCGGATGCCTTCAAAGCCAGTATTGTGGGactcagtggcggtcggtgccgtttaagattagggaggacaattattttttttgggggggggagcatagccttatttctattacagcatattggatgactctcattcatattccattcacacagctcaatgtaacatcgataggtttaggctactacatgaatgttccctgtacccatcatgaggttgctacaacctagcctatgaatgaaagtttataacgtaggtgcacaggtccgAAAGACAAactggagtaatcaaggtgacagacagtgacacattcaatactgccttgcacactcttaccTGCATCTCGCTGATCTGCGGTGTAACGAGAGTTtctgttggacaaattcaggtaggtccctccccgtttcgttccgcttgcttccgtttaagaaacgtttttgcTACAGAAtctgcggaatgaatacacccctgatcatccgcgcacacagttcactttcatagcagccacctAAAGCATCATCACTTTGCTCTTTGTttaattccttctcacatctacgtgctctcctcctctcaccttttcccttcgcttgtggacttcagctgtctgtgaccaggcgcaaAAACcctctccaagccaaaccttcataccataaccgctaaccgctacacacagcctacatcgttgtcaccctAGTAACGTTATAGTCAAcaaactagaactaacgcgttagtaaacccacaatccaaGTGTACGATCACGCAGCACAGtttacagcaagcagtttagcagtaaCACCTGCAGGCCTTgttggcaataaattaataaaactgaaagcttaccttgacttggaagagttgcagtgttggatagccttagccagctagctaacataaatagcattcctctcagtttgagtcaggttgttgagtaggctaaattagctgcattagctaAGTATGTGAAATGTAAACTAAGAAAAATAAgaaatttgttcaaaactgttaaactattgtctttctctctctttgagtcaactactcaccacattttatgcactgcagtgctagctagctgtagcttttgcttttagtactagattaattctctgatcctttgattggatggacaacatgtcagttcatgctgcaagagctctgataggttggaggatgtcctccggaagtcgtcataattactgtgtaagtccaTGGAAGGGGgcgagaaccatgagcctcctaggttttgtattgaagtcaatgtacccagaggaggacggaaactagctgtcctccggctacaccatggtgataccctacagagtgctgctgaggctactgtagaccttcattgtaaaacagtgtgttttaatcaattatttgttgacatgaatatatttattatagatgtatctaaaaatgataacttaagtgtttcactatttaaaaaaatcacttagtaggatggtcctccccttattcctttgaggagcctccactggtaggaCTAGAGTATTTCAAAGACGTTGATGCCTTCTTGCCTGTGTAGACAGTAGTCATACAAGCCATTGTTAAAATGTtatgctttttttttttcttctattgtGGCTGTGTGCTCTTACACTTTTTGGATTTGGAAAATAGAAGATTAAATGTTTATTGTAATGTCATtggtatgtggtcctctgtagctcagctggtagagcacagcgcttgtaatgccagggtagtgggttcgatcccccgggaccacccatacacaaaaaatgtatgcacgcatgactgtaagtcgctttggataaaagcgtctgctaaatggtacattattattattatagttacaCTGCACACCTCATCATTTCCTGCAGTACTCACTTCTTTCACACGGGGGCGAAATACTCCCAGCAATACCTGcccttctatttatttatttaatttttttgtcatttagcagacgctcacaCCTGCCTATTCCATTCTACTCTATTCCATTCTAATACGTTCTATTCCATTCTAATACGTTCTATTCCATTCTAATACGTTCTATTCCATTCTAATACGTTCTATTCCATTCGAATAAATTATAATCCATTCTactctattccattctattctatggTTTATCAATATTTACTACATCTCAATATTAGGGGACATTCCTACAGGACTGAAGTAACACAGTCTGGCCTACTCAACAAACTTTAAAAGTCCTGGAAAATGCCTATGGAATGAAATCGAAATATGATATGGGAACACACCTTATTGACAGGGAAAGCTGCTGccgctggtctctctctcttcttttcttatTCTTTCTCGCTCTGACTAAAGACAACGCCTTCTTCCGTTTCTGAAGTTTAACAAGGTTAAGTCACCTGGGCAGGGGAGAAAGGAATAGTCTAATGGAAGTTGTATCACAACGCTGAGTAGACTACAAACATATTTTTATTACATAAGCCAGTATTGATTAAATGTTCGTTATTGAATATAGCTTACTGTCTTGAGACGGAGAAAGGGCAAGGTAAAAGTGTCTCATAGTTCCGGGTTTGGGGAAATTTTCCCGAGTATTGGAATAATTTGGGAAACATGGACATTATCGAGTTACAACCGGTTCAGCGGTCTGGAAGTCTTGACAACAACAATCACCATGCTGAAAATACCGCCAAGCAACAGGTGAGTTTAAATCGAATCGATGAATGCCATATTCGTCAATAGAAAGAAAAGGGTAGGCTGTTATTGAAAGTCGAGTCGCCTCAGGTGTAGTCTAAGTCAACCTTGTTCACGACGCTCGGCTTCAGAGCACAACGCAGCTTTTCCAATGCGCACAAAGTCCAATATGTTTTATTGCAGACAGACATTCGGGGCGTTTCTTGATTTGGGCGTTCCTCGATATCAGGAAACGCCCATTGGTGCCTGCCATTGGTCAGTCCATTGATAACTGCCGTTGGTCAGTTCAGGTTTTATGTTACTGATGGTTTGTACCATTGTGGCTACTATTAAAGCCCCATCTAGTTGTCGCATCATGGATAACAGTTGTTGACAGCAgtagctaagcctaaccctttttctaaccttaacctcagtctcctaacctgccacattagttatcctaacccaaaacgttaattctcctaacctgccacgtgagttctcctaacctgccacgtgagttctcctaacctgccacgttaattctcctaacctgccacgttagttctcctaacctgccacgttagttctcctaacctgccacgttaattctcctaacctgccacgtaagttctcctaacctgccacgtaagttctcctaacctgccacgttagttctcctaacctgccacgttaattctcctaacctgccacgttaattctcctaacctgccacgttagttctcctaacctgccacgttagttctcctaacctgccacgttagttctcctaacctgccacgttagttCTCCcaacctgctatgtaaacaaacCACCAACCCCATCAGTATCACCACACCAGTGTTATGAGACTAATGGTTTCTCGACACAAATGATTTGattacatagcaggttaggataacaaacgtagcaggttaggataacaaacgtggcaggttaggataattaaagtggcaggttaggagaatgaggttaaggttaggaaaagggagaggcttagctacaatgctacagtttgtcaacaactgttgtccCCGATCCGAAAGAAACAGCCACAGACCAATAGCGAgcatcaatgggtgtaacttgacATCGAGAAACGCCGATATCAGAAAACGCCCCTAAGTGCAGTCTGCAATTACACCCTTCTCCAAAAGACGGTGGAAATGTGCCCTAAATAAGACGCTGTCCCACAGGGTGGCTGCGATGCGGACGCCGGGAAATATTGGGTGAACATTTTTAGGGGGTGTGCTTGTTTCCGAAAATCCTGTTACCTGCCACGTATCTATAATCGGATTGTATAATGTCCTATATAGGTCtaagtaaaaaaatataattaACAGAATAACTTGAGGGTTCTATAGCATTGAAAAATGGACTTTTCTGCTTCGCAGCATTCAGAGACAGGATGTCAGGACAGGCAATGCATTTGACAATAATTAAAATAATGAATTTATCTGAACGTTTTTTTTATTCTCAGCTCCCACTACATCATACTGTATTTTGCCCAGTAACAACCTTGGTTGCTTCTGCATGCCCATGTCGATTGCTCCACAGTGTCATAATGTCATTGATCGTTACCACAGACTTTCCAGACTCATTCATTTGGCCATGACCAGAGAACATTCTTGCAGAAACGCAGTTGTGTTTCAGTCGGAACATGCAGACAGGTGGACAAACATTTGATTTGGCTTCTGCATGTCATTCAGAGAGTGTAATAAAAAAACTGGGCTACTGTAAACTGCCTTTCACATATCCTTTAAGCACCTCCTTTATTTAGGCAGAACAGTCAATAGAATACTGACTGAACAAGTATTCTATTAGAATGTTTGTATAATTCCATATTCCATATTGCAGGGGACTTCAGATAATAGACACAGGCTGACCACCAATGATGCAGCAGAGGAAGAAAAGCCCTTGCTTTCTCCTGAAAAGGTGGGTCATCACTGCCATTTGGTGGCTGAATTATTTTCTCCCTCAACAGCACAGTGCccttttatatacagtacagggaATACATGGCTGGCCTACTGTTGAAAGGACTACTGTCTAATTGTAACAAttgcaaatacagttgaagtcggaagtttacgtacacttaggctggagtcattaaaactcgttttttcaaccactccacaaatttatttttaacaaactatagttttggcaagtcggttaggacatctactttgtgcataacacaagttatttttctaacaattgtttacagacagattatttcacttataattcactgtatcacaattccagtgagtcagaagtttacatacactaagttgactgtgcctttaaacagcttggaaaatttagaagcttctgataggctaattgacatcatttgagtaaattggaggtgtacctgtggatgtatttcaaggcctaccttcaaactcagtgtctctttgcttgacatcatgggaaaatcaaaagaaatcagccaagacctcagaaaaaaaattgtagacctccacaagtccggttcatccttgggagctatttccaaacgcctgaaggtaccacgttcatctgtacaaacaatagtacgcaagtataaacaccatgggaccacgcagccgtcataccgctcaggaaggagacgcgttctgtctcctagagatgaacgtactttggtgcgaaaagtgcaaaccaatcccagaacaacagcaaaggaccttgtgaagatgctggaggaaacaggtacaaaagtatctatatccacagtaaaacgagtcctatatcgacataacctgaaaggccgctcagcaaggaagaagccactactttatctaacctttatttaactaggcaagtcagttaagagcaaattcttatttacaatgacggcctacaccggccaaacccggacgacgctgggccaattgtgcgccgccctatgggactcccaatcacggccggttgtgatacagcctggaatcgaaccaggggggtctgtagtgacgcctcaagcactgagatacagtgccttagaccgctgcagtttgcaactgcacatggggacaaagattgtactttttggagaaatgtcctctgatctgatgaagcaaaaatagaactgtttggccataatgaccatcgttatgtttggaggaaaaaggggaacgcttgcaagccgaagaacaccatcccaaccgtgaagcacgggggtggcagcatcatgctgtgggggtgctttgctgcaggagggactggtgcacttcacaaaatcgatggcatcatgaggaaggaaaattatgtggatatattgaagcaacatcagtcaggaagttaaagcttggtcacaaatgggtcttccaaatggacaatgaccccaagcatacttccaaagatgtggcaaaatggcttgaggacaacaaagtcaaggtattggagtggccatcacaaagccctgacgtcaatcctatagaaaatttgtgggcagaactgaaaaagcgtgtgcgagcaagcaggcctacaaacctgactcagttacaccagctctgtcaggaggaatgggccaaaattcacccaatttattgtgggaagcttgtggaaggctacccgaaacgtttgacccaagttaaacaatttaaaggcaatgctaccaaatactaattgagtgtatgtaaacttctgacccactggggatgtgatgaaataaataaaagctgaaataaatcattctctctactattattctgacatttcacattcttaaaataaagtggtgatcctaactgacctaagacagggcatttttactaggattaaatgtcaggaattgtgaaaaactgagtttaaatgtatttggctaaggtgaatgtaaacttctgacttcaactgtatgtggtttATTATTGCTTTAAGAATTAGGAACAAGGGCCACTAGCCTTGATCCTACCACAAACACACATCCAGACTGTCATAAGTGTCATTGTAACAGAAACAGGACAGGACATAATCAGCCAAGGGGGCGTCAGGGAAGTGGCACTTGACTAAAGGAGCATCTGACTTTGATCAGCGACAGAAAGAAAGTGAAAATGAATGTTTTCAGTGTACGTGatcgcacagacagacagacagacagagagacagacagacagacagacagacagacagacagacagacagacagacagacacagacagacaacaggtTCAACTGCTTCCACCACCCCGATGAAGGTGAGTGATTAGCAGTGAAACACAATATAATATCTGAAGTGTCGTTGTGAAGGAACTAGGTTTCAAAGTTGAACAAGGAGCAGATCAGGTTTCCCATTCAGGGTTAGGCTGGGTTGGCTTGCAACAACATCTTGATATTATGATATAACATTCAGGGAAAGACAATAACCCTGTCTCCACATCATTGTTTAGTATTGGGAGGAAACTGACGTGTGTGGTGTGTTCTCAGGTTCCTGTTGGTAATGGCGGGCAGCATCATGTTGATGGAGCAGGGGTCAACCAAGATTCCATCTCTCTCAACATACAGAACAACATCGGCAACAAGGAAATGGTACTTGTATTAATTACAAAGTGTCACAGCTTTCATGTCTCTCTGGTCATGATTGAATCCAGGATCTTTGATTGTAAGATTGTGCTTTGATTCAAATCCAAAGTGTTAAAATCTAATGGGTGATGTTGGTGGCTGATGTAACTCTGAGAAATATTCACATCATCAAGCCACTTCTTACAGTGCTAaggaagtggtcctctgtagctcagctggtagagcacggcgcttgtaacgccaaggtagtgggttcgatccccgggaccacccatacacaaaaatgtatgcacacacgactataagtcgctttggataaaagcgtctgctaaatggcatattattattattattattataagtagtGACATAcatgtatgtgtctgtctgtgaagAATTCCAGTCACAGAATTCTCAGCATGCATTGTTGTATCTGTTCTTCATCAGACTGTGGTTGGCTTCCATCTTGTCTTTGACACAGTTAGGTAGCAGTTAACAGAAGGTAACAGCTATGAAGGAGACcccattctgtctcctagagattaatgtactttggtgcgaaaagtgcaaatcaatcccagaacaacagcaaaggaccttgtgaagatgctggaggaaacaggtacaaaagtatctatatccacagtaaaacgagtcctatatagacataacctgaaaggccgctcagcaaggaagaagccactgctccaaaaccgccataaaaaagccagactacggtttgcaactgcacatggggacaaagatcgtactttttggagaaatgtcctctggtctgatgaaacaaaaatagaactgtttggccataatgaccatcgttatgtttggaggaaaaaggggttggcttgcaagccgaagaaccaccatcccaactgtgaagcacggggtggcagcatcatgctgtgggggtgctttgctgcaggagggactggtgcacttcacaaaatagatggcatcatgaggaaggaaaattatgtggatatattgaagaatttttactaggattaaatgtcaggaattgtgaaaaacggagtttaaatgtatttggctaaggtgtatgtaaacttccgacttcaactgtaggtaacaGGTAACAGTGAGGTAGCAGGTAACAGTTACATAGCAGGTAACAGTTACATAGCAGGTAACAGTTACATAGCAGGTAACAGTTACATAGCAGGTAACAGTTACATAGCAGGTAACAGTTAGGTAGCAGGTAACAGTCAGGTAGGAGGTAAGTTAGTTAGCAGATAAGTTAGGTAACTGCTACCTAACTTACCTGCTAACAGTTAGGTAACATGTAACAGTTAGGTAGCAGGTAACAGTTAGGTGGCGGGGAACATTTAGGTAGCAGTTAGGTAACAGGTAACAGTAGGTAGAAGGTAACAGTTAGGTGGCAGTTAGGTAACAGGTAACAGTTAGGTAGCAATTAACAGTTAGGTAGCAGGTACCATTCAGATAGCAGGTAGGTAGCAGGTAACAGGTAGGTAAAAGGTAAAAGGTAAGAGTTAGTTAAGTTTGGTAGCAGGTGACATTTAGGTAGCCGGTAACGATTATGTAACACTTAACAGTTAGGTAACATGTAACAGTTAGGTAGCAGGTAACAGTTAGGTAGTGGGGAACATTTAGGTGGCAGTTAGGTAACAGGTAGCAGGTAACAGTTAGGTAGCAGGTAACAGTTAGGTAGCAGGTAACATTTAGGTAGCAGGGAACAGGTAGGTAGCAGGTAACATTTAGGTAGCAGGGAACAGGTAGGTAGCAGGTAACAGTCAGGTAGCAGGTAACAGTTAGTTAGCAGATAAGTTAGGTAACTGCTACCTAACTTACCTGCTAACAGTTAGGTAACATGTAACAGTTAGGTGGCAGGTAACAGTTAGGTGGAAGGTAACAGTTAGGTGGAAGGTAACAGTTAGGTAACATGTAACAGTTAGGTAGCAGCTAACAGTTAGGTAGCAGGTAACAGTTAGTTAGCAGATAAGTTAGGTAGCAAGTAAGTTAGGTAGCAGTTAG encodes:
- the zgc:153184 gene encoding capZ-interacting protein gives rise to the protein MEKDSPVKPSVVELAGRFKGHVIPTPTAHDERKPVRRRPPPCSLQLHNMKHDHGELEKPSIVSPQPPKVKLKTSKSSPLIEKLQANLALSPTSLLPSPKSPEVKLAPTPISPTTPCFSPTSPCSPLSPILRPQLSSEEEEPVCFERPAEGPPLSSFNKSRVRLSLKRRPPTRQHRQSRVEEGVVSEGGCVSQGDPDGLQVNGAEDQVDQVFEQPGEGEGGDGGEETRGSPPSHPDTLTETGDRDSEQAKGDQVLEEETGEAAPATQDVEEEAGEQALGEPQASDSLEAIEEEGSCHLLFQKSYNNQTEEQEDPPQPREGDENL